The following are encoded in a window of Candidatus Eremiobacterota bacterium genomic DNA:
- a CDS encoding YkgJ family cysteine cluster protein: MSQKESISYKLYSEYLTATGYLDGEESKITYVEHQDVRAAAMALMEVLLAGYEKEIFSQVCGCCGQCCINRTVLLNALEIVTVSHHLDISETVFRESYLMPAATWNEHDGALALKDEKCVFLEQGSSGIFKCAIYQARPSFCREIMPEPECGKKDPGKLLTHVERLEIEPQALTCHLTSGSYYLIEQRTPELQDALRKLHEVAYPCLGMKQSQLDQMSGDAHRLLDWLLNNHKAGVSPEVLLPRFSAVKEIIEDLDTLTLLHEKDPEDLEQLWSKVRHLNELFGSADGKGTEAAIEKAGSCREEVPVDICFQPTALSVKIKSQDKPLATTLDYQQHGRLLDLVREFLEALVASGEPGLVDVLGHTDPYCFMCGVCCGSYDLEATAADIERLADYLKISEKEVWEKHLVPGSRSWNRRDGLLRRLEKEGHEGECVFLKAKSQTESVCGIYEGRPQICRDYQANTRLCQKQSLLLRGYEHIGNIISCQAADDIVRITTRYTHSQNKEPFVIPLKYYDRLREMFHKVKREVLQILDTGSGHPDIIKSGDV; encoded by the coding sequence TTGAGCCAGAAGGAAAGTATCAGTTACAAGCTTTATTCGGAATATCTCACGGCAACAGGTTACCTCGACGGCGAAGAATCGAAGATAACCTACGTTGAGCACCAGGATGTCCGCGCTGCAGCGATGGCTTTGATGGAGGTATTATTGGCCGGGTACGAAAAGGAAATCTTTTCCCAGGTCTGCGGCTGCTGCGGTCAGTGTTGTATCAACAGGACGGTGCTTTTAAATGCCCTGGAAATAGTGACTGTCAGCCATCACCTGGACATTTCAGAAACCGTTTTCAGGGAGAGCTACCTGATGCCTGCCGCAACATGGAATGAGCACGATGGAGCACTGGCCCTGAAGGATGAAAAGTGCGTCTTCCTGGAACAGGGCTCTTCGGGCATTTTTAAATGCGCCATATACCAGGCAAGGCCTTCGTTCTGCAGAGAAATAATGCCTGAGCCGGAGTGCGGTAAAAAAGATCCGGGGAAACTGCTTACCCATGTGGAAAGGCTTGAAATTGAGCCCCAGGCCCTTACCTGCCACCTCACCTCTGGCAGTTATTACCTTATTGAGCAAAGAACTCCCGAACTGCAGGATGCCCTGAGAAAATTGCATGAGGTGGCTTACCCCTGCCTGGGAATGAAGCAAAGCCAGCTTGATCAAATGTCCGGTGATGCCCACCGGCTTCTTGACTGGCTGTTAAATAATCATAAGGCCGGTGTGTCTCCGGAGGTACTTTTGCCCAGATTCTCGGCAGTAAAAGAGATTATTGAGGATCTTGATACTCTCACTCTGCTGCATGAAAAGGATCCTGAGGACCTTGAACAGCTCTGGTCCAAGGTCAGGCATCTTAACGAGCTATTTGGCAGTGCCGATGGGAAAGGCACTGAGGCAGCCATCGAGAAAGCAGGCAGCTGCCGTGAAGAAGTGCCTGTTGACATATGCTTTCAGCCGACGGCCCTGTCAGTTAAGATAAAGTCACAGGATAAGCCTCTCGCCACAACCCTGGATTATCAGCAGCATGGCAGGCTCCTGGATTTAGTGCGCGAGTTCCTTGAGGCTCTGGTGGCTTCCGGAGAGCCCGGCCTGGTTGATGTGCTGGGACACACCGATCCATATTGTTTCATGTGCGGTGTCTGCTGCGGATCATATGACCTGGAGGCAACGGCCGCCGATATTGAAAGACTGGCCGATTATCTGAAAATCTCCGAGAAAGAGGTATGGGAAAAGCACCTTGTGCCGGGCTCGCGCTCCTGGAATCGGAGAGACGGGCTCCTCAGGAGGCTTGAGAAAGAAGGTCATGAAGGGGAATGTGTTTTTCTCAAGGCGAAAAGCCAGACAGAATCAGTCTGCGGGATCTATGAAGGACGTCCCCAGATATGCAGGGATTACCAGGCGAACACCCGGCTCTGCCAGAAACAAAGCCTTTTGCTGAGGGGATATGAGCATATAGGGAACATAATCTCCTGCCAGGCAGCCGACGACATCGTCCGCATCACTACCCGATATACCCATTCACAGAATAAAGAGCCTTTTGTCATACCACTGAAATATTATGACAGGCTTCGAGAGATGTTCCATAAAGTCAAGAGAGAGGTTCTGCAGATTCTGGATACAGGGTCTGGCCATCCAGACATCATCAAATCTGGTGATGTTTAA